A stretch of Paludisphaera borealis DNA encodes these proteins:
- a CDS encoding PSD1 and planctomycete cytochrome C domain-containing protein, which translates to MPRLLFLATVFLLAPGWSAPLQEVDADEVEFFERKIRPVLVEHCYACHSVESSTRKKLRGGLKLDSREGLLRGGDGGPAVEPGKPDESLLIAALRHDDDLRMPPKGKLPDEVVADFVAWVQRGAADPRSEPSSPARDVEKAPPAGRDHWAYQPPVDAPPPPVRDASWPVGAIDQFLLARLEAAGLRPAVEADRATLIRRLSFDLTGLPPTPEEIDSFIHDPAPVAYERLVDRLLGSPHFGERWGRHWLDVARFGESLTLRGLVLKEAWRYRDYVINAFNADLPFDQFLREQIAGDLLPAADLESQRRRRIAVTFLLLGNTNLEEQDKAQLEMDFVDEQIDVIGKAILAQTIACARCHDHKFDPIPTADYYALAGILHNAKALKHDNVSKWIEAPLPTSPEREAAVASRGDMAMSLVESSVITEGRILVRGSVHSPGSPVRRGWLRAASRGGPPSLPSDQSGRRELADWLASADNPLTARVIANRAWHWLFGAGLVRTTDNFGTTGEAPSHPELLDWLAIRFVEDGWSIKSLVRRIVLSRTYRLASVDASNGRAIDPENRLLGRANRRRLDAECLRDAMLSASGRLRHEMGGRSFPPDLAADYGFLSRDSRRGVYEPVFRNALPALFTVFDFADPSMVVGRRDASIVAPQALFLMNNPFVLEQARHAARRLLAEPAADASDRLGTAYLRVLGRAPTESERRITLDFLARSSAEDDEEAWSHVVHALFESADFRSL; encoded by the coding sequence ATGCCTCGCCTACTCTTCCTCGCGACGGTCTTCCTGCTCGCGCCCGGATGGTCGGCCCCGCTCCAAGAGGTCGACGCGGACGAGGTGGAGTTCTTCGAGCGGAAGATCCGGCCGGTGCTGGTCGAGCATTGTTATGCATGCCATTCGGTCGAGTCGTCGACGCGGAAGAAGCTTCGCGGCGGCCTGAAGCTGGACAGTCGGGAGGGGCTGCTTCGCGGCGGCGACGGCGGACCGGCCGTCGAGCCGGGCAAGCCCGACGAGAGCCTGCTCATCGCGGCCCTTCGTCACGACGACGACTTGCGAATGCCGCCCAAGGGGAAGCTTCCGGATGAGGTCGTCGCCGACTTCGTCGCGTGGGTCCAGCGGGGCGCCGCCGACCCTCGATCCGAGCCGTCCTCCCCCGCGCGGGACGTCGAGAAAGCTCCGCCGGCCGGTCGCGATCATTGGGCGTATCAGCCGCCGGTCGACGCGCCGCCCCCGCCGGTGCGCGACGCCTCGTGGCCCGTCGGTGCGATCGACCAGTTCCTCCTCGCGCGTCTGGAGGCCGCCGGCCTGCGACCCGCCGTCGAGGCCGACCGCGCGACGCTGATCCGCCGCCTTTCGTTCGACCTGACCGGCCTGCCGCCGACTCCCGAGGAGATCGATTCGTTCATCCACGACCCAGCGCCCGTCGCCTACGAGCGACTGGTCGATCGCCTGCTCGGCTCGCCCCATTTCGGCGAGCGCTGGGGACGCCACTGGCTGGACGTGGCCCGCTTCGGCGAGTCGCTGACGCTGCGCGGCCTCGTGCTGAAGGAGGCGTGGCGATACCGAGATTACGTCATCAACGCCTTCAACGCCGACCTGCCTTTTGATCAGTTCCTCCGCGAACAGATCGCGGGCGACTTGCTCCCGGCCGCCGACCTGGAGTCCCAGCGTCGGCGGCGGATCGCCGTCACGTTCCTCCTGCTGGGCAACACGAATCTTGAGGAGCAGGACAAGGCGCAGCTCGAAATGGATTTCGTGGACGAGCAGATCGACGTGATCGGCAAGGCGATCCTGGCCCAGACGATCGCCTGCGCCCGCTGCCACGATCACAAGTTCGACCCGATCCCGACAGCCGACTACTACGCCCTGGCCGGCATCCTCCACAACGCCAAGGCGTTGAAGCACGACAACGTCTCGAAGTGGATCGAAGCCCCCCTGCCGACGTCTCCGGAACGCGAGGCCGCCGTCGCGTCGCGCGGGGACATGGCGATGAGCCTCGTGGAGTCGTCCGTGATCACCGAGGGGCGGATTCTCGTGCGGGGCAGCGTTCACAGCCCCGGCTCGCCGGTGCGGCGCGGCTGGCTGCGTGCGGCGAGCCGGGGGGGGCCGCCCTCCTTGCCGAGCGACCAGAGCGGCCGGCGCGAGCTGGCCGACTGGCTGGCCTCGGCCGACAATCCGTTGACCGCCCGCGTGATCGCCAACCGCGCCTGGCACTGGCTGTTCGGCGCCGGCCTGGTTCGCACCACCGACAACTTCGGCACGACCGGCGAGGCTCCCTCTCATCCCGAGCTGCTCGATTGGCTGGCGATCCGGTTCGTTGAAGACGGCTGGTCGATCAAATCGCTGGTGCGTCGAATCGTCCTGTCGCGGACGTATCGGCTGGCCTCGGTCGACGCTTCGAACGGCCGCGCGATCGATCCCGAGAATCGCCTGTTGGGCCGGGCCAACCGCCGTCGGCTCGACGCCGAATGCCTGCGCGACGCAATGCTGTCGGCCTCGGGCCGGCTGCGCCATGAGATGGGAGGCCGATCGTTTCCGCCCGATCTCGCGGCCGATTACGGTTTCCTGTCGCGCGATTCCCGGCGCGGCGTCTACGAGCCGGTCTTCCGCAACGCCCTGCCCGCTCTGTTCACGGTGTTCGATTTCGCCGACCCGAGCATGGTCGTCGGCCGGCGCGACGCGAGCATCGTGGCCCCGCAGGCGCTGTTCCTGATGAACAATCCGTTCGTGCTGGAGCAGGCGCGCCACGCCGCCCGCCGCTTGCTCGCTGAGCCGGCGGCCGACGCTTCCGACCGACTCGGCACCGCCTATCTGCGGGTGCTCGGCCGGGCGCCGACCGAGTCGGAACGCCGCATTACGCTCGATTTTCTGGCCCGATCGTCGGCCGAAGACGATGAGGAAGCGTGGTCGCACGTCGTTCACGCCCTGTTCGAGTCGGCCGACTTCCGAAGCTTGTAA
- a CDS encoding DUF1501 domain-containing protein: MPGPIPRREILKAAGCGFGYLALAGLADQQARAGVVDPTAPRAPHFAPRAKRVIFLFMQGGVSQVDSFDYKPRLERDAGKQLGFDDARVLANTGMRGSSQLIMKSPWKFARHGESGRWGSDLFPELNQCVDDLCFIHSMHTEGVAHGPATLFLHTGSATSVRPSMGSWVLYGLGTENRDLPGFVSIAPTSGNGGTRNYGNAFLPAAFQGTALGKAGGRASEARFRDLASLGQTDDSRRRHFGLLRELNAERLRRSPGDSELEALAASYELAWRMQDSAPGVLDLAGESKETLSLYGVGTPETDDFGRQCLLARRMCESGVRFVQVTYGDGTANPAWDQHANLAKHSDHARAVDRPIAGLLRDLKRRGLLDDTLVWWGSEFGRTPYAEKKGTGRDHNPGGFTVWLAGGGVKPGFAFGATDDFGHQAVQDRVHMHDLHATILHLLGVDHERLTYRYAGRDFRLTDVHGRVVRELFA; the protein is encoded by the coding sequence GTGCCCGGACCCATCCCCCGCCGCGAAATTCTGAAAGCCGCCGGCTGTGGATTCGGCTATCTGGCGCTCGCCGGGCTGGCCGACCAGCAGGCCCGCGCCGGCGTGGTCGATCCGACGGCCCCGCGCGCTCCTCACTTCGCGCCCCGGGCGAAGCGCGTCATCTTCCTGTTCATGCAGGGGGGAGTGAGCCAGGTCGATTCGTTCGATTACAAGCCTCGCCTTGAGCGGGACGCGGGCAAGCAACTCGGCTTCGACGACGCCCGCGTGCTGGCCAACACCGGGATGAGAGGATCGTCGCAACTGATCATGAAGTCCCCCTGGAAATTCGCCCGGCACGGCGAGTCCGGCCGTTGGGGCTCGGACCTGTTTCCCGAGTTGAACCAATGCGTTGATGATCTCTGCTTCATCCACTCGATGCACACCGAGGGGGTCGCCCACGGGCCGGCCACGCTGTTCCTCCACACCGGGTCGGCGACCTCCGTGCGGCCGTCGATGGGGTCGTGGGTCCTCTACGGCCTGGGGACCGAGAACCGGGACTTGCCCGGCTTCGTCTCGATCGCCCCGACCAGCGGCAACGGCGGGACGCGGAACTACGGCAACGCCTTCCTGCCGGCCGCGTTTCAGGGGACCGCGCTGGGCAAGGCGGGCGGGCGAGCTTCCGAGGCCCGCTTCCGCGACCTCGCCAGCCTTGGCCAGACCGACGACTCGCGCCGCCGCCACTTTGGGCTGCTCCGCGAGTTGAACGCCGAGCGTTTGCGGCGAAGCCCCGGCGACTCCGAGCTGGAGGCGCTGGCCGCTTCGTATGAGCTGGCCTGGCGGATGCAGGACAGCGCGCCGGGCGTGCTCGACCTCGCGGGCGAATCGAAGGAAACGCTTTCGCTTTACGGCGTCGGAACGCCCGAAACCGACGACTTCGGCCGCCAGTGCCTGTTGGCCCGGAGGATGTGCGAGTCGGGGGTGCGGTTCGTCCAGGTGACCTACGGCGACGGCACGGCGAACCCCGCGTGGGACCAGCACGCGAACCTCGCCAAGCACTCCGACCACGCCCGCGCGGTGGATCGGCCGATCGCCGGATTGCTGCGCGACCTGAAGCGGCGGGGGCTGCTCGACGACACGCTCGTCTGGTGGGGCAGCGAGTTCGGACGCACCCCTTACGCCGAGAAGAAAGGGACGGGCCGCGACCACAACCCGGGGGGCTTCACCGTCTGGCTGGCCGGCGGCGGCGTGAAGCCCGGCTTCGCCTTCGGCGCCACCGACGACTTCGGCCATCAGGCCGTCCAGGATCGGGTCCACATGCACGACCTCCACGCCACGATCCTCCACCTGCTCGGCGTCGACCACGAGCGCCTCACGTATCGCTACGCCGGCCGCGACTTCCGCCTCACCGACGTCCACGGCCGAGTCGTACGCGAACTTTTCGCCTGA